Within the Carassius auratus strain Wakin unplaced genomic scaffold, ASM336829v1 scaf_tig00053482, whole genome shotgun sequence genome, the region TCTGAGCTTTCAGCTTGGTTTGTGGTTAAGTGAGGTAGACAATACTAGAGAGAGACTCATTCAATCGAATGACCCCCTCCTTAAAGTTTTTGTCCTCTTTTAACGCTGACGTCCTGCCACAAGAATCCAGAGAATGCAAACGCGAAACAGCCACTGAAATCTGGGAGGAGCTGCGGTTCCAACCAGCCCACTCTGCAAAAAGCCACTTCAAAAGAGCCTCTAAGATGCTCATCATACAGGATACAAGGTTTACATGCTTACGGGTACGCTACTTCATTGGGCCTTTTAAAAAGAATGAAATCATGGAATGACAAACTGAACCCAGAGCCTTTGGAACAGTCAGAATCAATCACAGAATCAATGATAATAACTGCAATGAATTTGATTAGCCTATTATGCACATTACTggactaaacttttttttactgattaGCAGCCCTATTAGAAATATGTCCATTTAATGATGATGAAGCACAACTCATAACAAACAAGAACAAATGGGGTCAGTAGGGTGAAGGTAATCAAGGGCGAGACTGAATGGTAAAAGCACTctttatgtatgtgtgtctgtaagtgtgtaAACAGCATCTTAAGAGGCTTACTGAATAAAATGAGGGGCAGTTAGGGCTGAGGTGAGCAGTGAAATGTGAGGAATTTACTGCCCTCCCATCGTGACCTTTAACACACTTACACTACGTACAAAACCATACAGAGAGACAatggtgagaaagaaagaaagactgcaAGAGATCAAATCAGATTTCCCTCACAAGTCTTGATACTTGAATTACACTGTTCCATATCACATGCTATAGATCAGGATGTCAAAGAGGAGATGAGCACAATGTTGCGGGAGAGAGCTCCAACAAGCTTcagcaggcaaaaaaaaaaaactccatgtcAGAGACAGACAAGCAGCAGCATGAGATTACGCATTCTTCTAGAAGGAGTACAACCTGCTTTATGTTACCTATTTAGAGTGAATCTGGTCCTTTAAAGAGTTAATATGCAGGCAAAAAGCTGCAAAAACGGGTAATTCAACAAATGCCATGATACTGACATCACAGCCATTAACATATAATCAGTATGCATTCAAAAGTGTAAAGAATGCAAGTTTTCATGTACTTACactaaaagtaataatttatgaaAAGTAAAACTGCAACAGCCTCCAAACATGAGCAGAAAGCAAGAAAGACAAGAGTACCTACCTCTTTAAGGAAAGACCTATCAAGAGCATGcacatattttctgttttgaataAACTTTTCTTTCATTGTGCAACTGtacagatataaaaaataaaataaaagatcatcTTGGAAAAAAACAAGTGAGATAGAACAGTGCAAGTGAAACTTAATGCCAATCGGATAGCATCTCACAATGGCAAAGCCCTCTGTATATTTCCATTTACGATGACATCTTTTTCCCTTCCAGTCTGTGTAAGACACAATggataaatacacatacacacgggTCAGTACTGTAAATGAGAAAGGAGATCAGTGCTTGCAAATGAAGGAAGCATTGCTCATGGCTTTGTCTTTCTCACtccttttgaaaaaaagaaaagaaaaggatttCAACAATGAAAAGGGAAACGGTTATGGCTGGGATCCATGGGATTGGATTTCTTCCTCAACTGTTCCTCTAACATCCTCTGCATTATTCACAGATGATGACATTCTCTCTGGGGCACGTCTCTTTTAAACCGACCCAGAGTTAAGGCACCTCCTGCACAAATTCCTGCACTGTGCTATCTCACGGCTAGCATGTGGTGATAAGGCTGATGGCGTGAAAGCCGCAAGGCTTTAAATAGTTTAGGGTCAAAACCTCAGTCAACAACTTGCATCTGGATTAGAGTATACATTTGTGAAGCGAGTCAATGTAtggagcctgtgtgtgtgtgtgtgtgtgtgtgtgtgtgtgtgtgtgtgtgcgtgctcgcATGTGTTTAGACAACTGATTGCAAGTGGTTTCTATTCCTCTCATTTTCTGGAAAAGCTCATGAAGAAAAGAGAGTGTGATGTGTGGAGAAGTGAAACAGCTTACACACCATTAGGGCAATAAAATCACTTTGGAATTACACACAACttcaacatttttacaaaaaaaaaaaaaaagttaataataataaaattaagggaaaatgatcaaaaacaagaaagaagaaaTTATGAGTGATATTTGCCGTATTACCCTCACTGGGATGTTGGGCAGTTGCTTTTAACCAGTTTTATCCTCTGAAATTCATAAGCCAAAACACTTAAAGAAATACCACATCTCTCTTCAGCTGGACACACAATTTAAGTATCATCAATGTTTGAAGCGTAAACTGTGCTGCACATATACGACACCAGTGTTAAAAATACTGAGGTTTGTTTAATATCAGGGGTTTGTTAATCTGTGCGGTGCTTGCTAAGTGAAGACTAACATCAAATCCAAAATGTTATGTCTGCAccctgctttgtttcagctctgTAACCATTTGGCATTTTAGAAAAAATTTGTCAGAGCGATAGATGGGAACGAAGTGAAAAAGAAATAGAGGGGGGACTGAAATCTTCACAGTGCATTTAGCTCTTGCTCCCCCTTTCGTGTCTTTACTATTATAATTTGGCTGAATAGAAAAACAAAAGCGTAAAGGGATGCCTCGGCTCCCATTAGGAGAGCCCTTGCTTGCTTCTCTCTGAATCCATGAGGAATGAATTGGGGGGAATGCTGGCCTTTGTCATCCTACTAGCTCATCTGTGATTCAACACATACCGAGGCTATGAGGACAAGAGAGACCCATTTTAAATCCAATAAACATATTCAGAGTGATAAGGATTTActggtgcatgctgggtaacaaaAACCATTATTCAAACAACCGATGGCACAATAGTTTAACTAAATTGCTactaaatatgtaataattgCATCCTAATGGAAGAATTGGAGAACATTAGAATTTCAGACAAATAGGAAGAAACGTTTGAGTCCATCCAAAGAAAGAAACTAATTGCCAAGTGACCTCAAATGCGCGAAGAAAAAACAAGTTTTGCAGATGAATCAGCTCTGGGAAATAAAGCAGTTTAGATGTCTCATTAACAAATTTGACTAGATAATGTTCTTTCCTCTTCTGCATCCAAGAAAAGTCTATTTTGCTGATGTCCGGTAAGACTTCAAATACTTTGCAACTACAAAAGCATCCtgaaaatgaaagagagagagagtgaaaaagagaGAGTGGGGGCCGACACAAAGCAACCCTCCCTGATGTCCTAGCATTGCTCACCCCTTATTCTCTTTCTGCGCCCTCCCTTGCTCAAAGAAATAAGGGGGTTTCCATTGGACAGATCTCTGCTTTCGCTTGCCCTCtgatagggctgcacaattaatcgaatttgtaatcgcaattacaattacaggtgacacaattatgtaatcgtttaaaggcacaattacacaaaaaaaaagttcacttacatcattctgtgtgcataagatatgttgttgttctctctacagattatcttaagggttttttccccaattgtttgaatttctttgttttaatataacataataccatgcatatatttactttggtttggtttctcagaaaaaataaataaataaaataataataataataattatatatatatatatatatatatatatatatatatatatatatatatatatatatatatatatatgatatttgaggcttaaaaaaaagaagtttttcaggaagagtgttttccgctggtttattttgatataacaatATGGCATGTAGTGGCTTCAAACAATGgcataaagctattaaaaaaattattcaatctaaattgtgctaatcgtaatatataatcgcaattacaatttcaagggaataatcgacaattatgatttttgtcataatcgtgcagccctaccctCTGACCCTTAATCCATCTTGAAATGTAGGGCAAATCCCCTTTTTAGCAAGTGTCCACACTTCATAATGCTACTTTGCTTTCACCAATGCACATCAGTTCAATCCCCTCATCCTGGCAGCATCAACATGACATCACTGACTTCCACCCCACCCGCACTGCATATTTTGCACACTTTCATCAGTATGTGCTCTGACATGTTTATGTAATGGTTTAAATCTATGAGCTCTTGGGAGGAACTACTAATAGTCTGATATCAGTCTGACCTGTGTGTATAACGGTTCAGTTTGTGCACATGGACCTTCACCAGACAACTAAAAACAATCCATGTTTATCTGTGTGCAGTTATACTTGCTCCACGAAAGGCCCATCCTGAGTAGAAACCAGATCCAAGGACAAACACAAGAGTGTCTTGTGATATTAAGAGAAAACACTTGAGAGTGTACAGTATGTAATGAGATCCAACTAGTTTAATTTGCCAAGACCCAATTTGTtagtgttataaaataaaaataaaaagacaattctGGCCAAATGTAACTCTGCTTATGATATGAAACTAAAATAGATCATGTTGAACTTATAGTAAAATCTTGCAATGGTCTGGAAGTAACAAGCCTCAGTCTTCAAGGTGTCTGTGCCAATAAGTCAGATATGTAATTACTTAGGTAAGTTATTGTTAACATATTGACGTTAACGAGCATGCTCCGCCATGACAGTCAAAAGCAAAAACTTGCAGTTCCCAACAAGGAAGCTGATTATTGATAATAtactttgtaaaataatttattgaagAACACGCAGTTCTTGAAACTTCtggaatcacaaaaaaataaaaataaataataataaaaaattcaggGGGTTTTGGTTCAAAAAGATTGAAAACCACTGGGCTAACACTATAATGCCCCTTGTGGCAGTGctgaaaatgtaacaatttcACGTTTTAAATTTGAAGTCTGACACATTTTTGGAATGCAACAATGAACAACATAAATCAAGCGAACATACGCGTTCAagaaaaatatgaatgtaaacCCTTCCGGATATGCAAATTTGACTTTATCAGGAATTCTTATGACAATACACTTGTGCTTTGCATTCTCAGCATTGCTGCAAGCGGATGCTATAGGATGTATaagtttaaaaatatcttcaatttGTCTTTCAAGTCAACCACTTTAAAGAGCAACAGTTTAAAGAGAACTTTGCTGACTCAGCTGATTAACATGTCGTTATATTTGCATCTAACTGTCTGAATAAGCATGTACAACAAGACCATCCATGACAGGATCAGCTATATATAGTAGGCCTATGTTTTGGGCCTAAACTGAAACTTCACCAAAGCTGTTCTTCACCCACATCCTGTAGGGGCACCATAAGAGCCATGACCACAAAGCTGCATAAACAAGTTACACCAACATAACTTCCTGTTGTAAGTCTGGCACTCTTTTTTGAATCAAACTTACTGTTGCGTTTCACAGGAGCATTTTCAAGCCTTTGGTCAACCACCCAACAACAAAGACATCCATCATTTATGTAGGCTGAACATTGTTGCAGAGGTTAAGAACATGGTTGCTTCTTACCTGAAGTTCACACCACGCTACTTCCACCGTTGTCTCCGTGTCCAAACCCTTGTAGACGGTTTTGAACGAGCCGCGTCCAATCTCGATGTCAAATTTGAGGAAACGCCCATCAGGCGAGGTGCCCACAGCTTTGGTCTCCACTTCTTCGTCCTCCTGAACCTTTTTCTCAGCCTCCCTCTGCTCAGCTTCAGCACGGGCCTTCGCCACCCCTTTCTCCTCCTCTTCACGTTTGTCTGCTACTCCACTCTCCTTCTCCTTGTCAGCAACATCGCTGGGCTCCGTTTCCACCGTCCCAAGGGTCTCGTTCTGCCTCACACCCACATCCTGCACAGATGGGCTCTGTACCTCCACAATCCCATCAACCCCAGCAACTCGTCCATCCTCTGCATGTTCTTCCAATAGGACACCCGAAACACCTTCTTGGGTGTCAATGGTAATGTCAGGGACCAAACCCAGCACTACAGGCACAACAAACTGCTCACAGTCCGGAGGCGAGGTGAGGATGCATGCTTTGCTGGGCAAGTCGAGGGCTGTGACATTGGAGTCACAGATGACGCTACGCCTAAAAAATCTGTGCTCAGCTGTCTTCAGATCTTTATCCATGGTATGGCGTCGTTTTCTGACCAGCGTCGTGTCTAGCTTCTCACCCACCAGAGAGTCCGAACCGGAGCCATTCACATTGTTTGAAGGTGGAGGGGCCAAGAAGGTCACCACCTTGTCGGGATTTTCTGACGACATCTCtccaggaaaaaatatatatatatttataaataaattattataaaaaaaaaaaaaaaaaaactcaaatgtaaacctTGACTTTTTGAGGAAATTTCCTCTTTCTGCGTTTTACTGTGGCACAAAAAGCCTatagagaaaaaaagtaataaaagctCACGTGAACCACAGAGTTTGCTGGAAGGCCCCCTCCGTGGGGTATTCCTTACTAACAGTTACTCTTACAGTGTAAAGGGCCAGAGCCCAAGAGAGGAGGTGTTCTTTTATAAACGTAAAAGAACAAGACACAGTCACTGAGGGGCAAGCACTGATGGTGACAGACAAAAACTGTCAAATCCACTTCATCCATCCTGCAGTGACCCAGAGACAGCCGTCATTGGGCATAAGGGACCGCAAGAGGGAAAAGGGCAAGAGCCTTGATATTCTTCAGACCTTCAGAGTACAGGAGACCTGGCTCCGAAACCCAAAAACCAGTTCCAGATTTACTACAAGAGACATATAAAGAACATATTAATTGCACACAAAGTTTATTGgttcaaaagcattaaaagcaGTTCTCCATTTGAAtaagcaattaaaaaataattataacagcATCACTTAACTTAGAAATAATCAATATAAACCTACGTTTCAACTAAAGACACTTATAAACAACACGAAATTTACAGTATTACGTTCAAAGGAGCGAAAGGTAAACTAACGTTACTTCAACTTCGAAACCTTTTTGCTAACTTCGGTTTCCGTGCGTGTTGACTGCTGGGATTTCTCCAGGTGTTCAGTTTCAGTtgtatacatataataataagaagaacaacaataataaaatgttgtgcCTCAAAAAGTCAACAAAACCAAACCATGTAATGGAGACGGGTCGCCCTGGTTACGTGGGGTGGCCTGCTGAGATTTggggagatgtttttttttttttttttttttttttgcaattctccAGCAAAGAAAAGCACAAAACCCAATCAATTTCTGTCGTATTTTGCATTTATGAcggatttaaattattaaaagttacCAGCGATGCTTTTAAAAAGTTGTCAAGTAACGGCGAACGTTGGTTCTTCGGGTCTCGAGCTCGTTCTTAAAACACCCCCCGCGCGCATTGAATCGCTTTTTTTGAACAGGAAGCGCGTACGGACAGAGAAGCAAAATACGATATACCAGCCTATACTATGCAATTGGTCATTTAATATCATATTCCTGTCAACCCATAATGAACAATCTGAGGTTTATAACCAGGTATACAATGAAAAAAAGGAGGCTGGCCAGCGATTACCTTTCGTATCGTCATCACTCCTCTCTGATGTACACAAAGCGACAGCTGCAGTTGCTTGAGTTGACCTAGCGAATAATTTAACGGAGGGAATCGCCAAATAGTTGAAAACACCAAAAGAATCACGGCTAGAGAACCGAATGGTGAGAAAATATAAATCCCATGAATTTAGCCCAGCTTCGCGTTCATCGCGCTGTTTGCTCTAACGTTACAGGCCAAGTTTACCACGGGGCTGCTGAATCCAGCGTGATGCAATGACTCTAATACATTCGGTATCCAGCGTAACGATGTATCCCGTGATAAAACATTATGACAAATCAACAACCGAGTCCGGTTCCGGTCGACTGCACGCGGATCCGCTGCAAACCAGCGATTTTCTTCCTTTCACGTGAACAATGCAACAAACAACATCTACTGCGGTTCGCGTTCGCTGCTGTCGAGACGGCTGAATTGTTATCCTTACGCAACAGTCGACAAATGACAACTGGTGGTCTCCATATGCAGTGTTAAGGTTTCTCTGGAACTGCTGCTGTCGGTTCGGGTGGTGTTATTGAGACTCCCGTCTGTCACGTTGGTTTTAGCTCCGAGGCTGCTGCTGTCTAACGTACCCTCCCACTGAATACTGACAGCAGAGACGCCAGTCTGCAGGGTCTTAGAACGGCCTGAAGATGTCGCTGTTTCCGCCCTGGGTTTATTTCCAAATGTGCAGTGCAATGCAAAAGTTGATTCCCATGCAGTTTTCCTCACTTCTACTTTGGTTGCGATgcaaatttttgtattttattttaaaagctgaCATTCTTAGTGTCAGTGTatcctgatctttttttttttttttgataggcGATGTTGTGTAATGCATGCCAGCGGCACACTCTTTTATGCTTCAAGTTGGACCACAGCAGAGATGCCAATATATCTTGTTTTCCCTGGCATGGAATTCTGGCTCTTGTTCCATGTGGCTAATTAACAGTAAATCTGCAAGCAATCAGGCCGTTAAACTTCAACTTCTGGCACATGTActtttactgtataaataaagagaGCTTTTCAAATTCCAGCACGTTCAATgcaacaaaaatcttttttttttctttgaattttatAACAGATTATGGGCATTAAATAATGAAGTATGAAACAGTTAACAGTCCTTCAGAAAAAGTGCATGCAGATCTCGAAGGATATTTGAAATGAATAAGCGTTATGAATCATGAAGTAAATTGAAAATGTTAAAGATGTCAAATGATGAAAGCGAAAACTAAAATAGCTTATTTGCTGTAAGTGCTCGGTGctttattaaaaaggaaaaatgagGAAGCGTATATGGTAAGCAaaatttaaatggtaattttgctataaaatgtatttttaaactgCAGTTTGCATTCATATATTAAGCATATCTCCTCAGTTTGTTATGCATTTCACTTTATTCTTTTGCAAAACATTACACAttcagttttatatataaataacatattattaccaatgtatgaaatggcaaatacAAACTATGTTGAATGTTCATTTTTCTAAAATTGTTATCACCATAGGAATTGTGAATTCAAATAAAGGaaagtttactgttttttttttgctctttttttcctctcttttattTTCTGTGGCCAGATTGTTTTCTCAGAGACCCTTATAACACTAGACATTTGTTTTCTTCAGTTCTCTTCCTCTCCAGATGGCACACACTAGTAGAATCTTTCTTAACATCATTTTCTATGT harbors:
- the LOC113090234 gene encoding serine/threonine-protein kinase WNK1-like, coding for MSSENPDKVVTFLAPPPSNNVNGSGSDSLVGEKLDTTLVRKRRHTMDKDLKTAEHRFFRRSVICDSNVTALDLPSKACILTSPPDCEQFVVPVVLGLVPDITIDTQEGVSGVLLEEHAEDGRVAGVDGIVEVQSPSVQDVGVRQNETLGTVETEPSDVADKEKESGVADKREEEEKGVAKARAEAEQREAEKKVQEDEEVETKAVGTSPDGRFLKFDIEIGRGSFKTVYKGLDTETTVEVAWCELQVRSNHVLNLCNNVQPT